Proteins co-encoded in one Sander vitreus isolate 19-12246 chromosome 9, sanVit1, whole genome shotgun sequence genomic window:
- the marchf2 gene encoding E3 ubiquitin-protein ligase MARCHF2 isoform X2, which produces MTTGGCCHLPGSLCDCASSTGLWKSVEEAGGDGCQALYVTQVTAMDGRLLSSVLKPMSAQSDGPICRICHEGGSSEGLLSPCNCTGTLGTVHRSCLEKWLSSSNTSYCELCHTEFSIERRPRPLTEWLQDPGPRNEKRTLFCDMVCFLFITPLAAISGWLCLRGAQDHLQLGSWLQAVGLIALTIALFTIYVLWTLVSFRYHCQLYSEWRRTNQKVRLLIPEAKESNSSQHSLLSTKLMKKSANESIV; this is translated from the exons ATGACGACAGGGGGGTGTTGCCACCTGCCTGGCTCTCTGTGTGACTGTGCGAGCAGCACTGGCCTGTGGAAGAGCGTGGAGGAAGCAGGTGGTGACGGGTGCCAAGCGCTCTACGTCACCCAGGTCACAGCCATGGATGGACGGTTGCTCTCCTCTGTGCTCAAACCCATGAGCGCGCAAAG TGATGGTCCCATCTGCCGTATTTGCCACGAAGGAGGCAGCAGCGAGGGTCTCCTGTCTCCGTGCAACTGCACAGGCACCCTGGGCACGGTGCACAGGAGCTGCTTGGAGAAGTGGCTGTCATCCTCCAACACCAGCTACTGTGAGCTCTGCCACACGGAGTTCAGCATCGAGCGCCGGCCGAGGCCTCTCACAGAG TGGCTGCAGGACCCCGGCCCTCGTAATGAGAAGAGGACGCTGTTCTGTGACATGGTGTGCTTTCTGTTTATCACGCCCCTAGCAGCCATTTCGGGCTGGCTGTGCCTGAGGGGCGCTCAGGACCATCTTCAACTGGGGAGCTGGCTGCAGGCCGTGGGCCTCATCGCCCTCACCATCGCCCTCTTCACCATCTATGTTCTGTGGACcctg GTATCTTTCCGCTACCACTGTCAGCTGTACTCTGAGTGGAGAAGAACAAATCAGAAAGTACGTCTGCTCATTCCTGAAGCCAAGGAGTCTAACTCTTCCCAGCATTCCTTGCTCTCTACCAAACTGATGAAGAAGTCTGCCAATGAGAGTATAGTATGA
- the LOC144523634 gene encoding ras-related protein Rab-11B-like, with protein sequence MGNRDDEYDFLFKVVLIGDSGVGKSNLLSRFTRNEFNLESKSTIGVEFATRSIQVDGKTIKAQIWDTAGQERYRAITSAYYRGAVGALLVYDIAKHLTYENVERWLKELRDHADNNIVIMQVGNKSDLRHLRAVPTDEARAFAEKNSISFIETSALDSTNVEEAFKNILTEIYRIVSQKQIADRSAHDESPGNNVVDISVPPTTDGQRGNKLQCCQSL encoded by the exons ATGGGGAACAGAGACGACGAGTATGATTTCTTGTTCAAAG tCGTACTAATCGGAGACTCTGGCGTGGGGAAGAGTAACCTGCTGTCCCGCTTCACAAGAAATGAGTTCAACCTGGAGAGCAAGAGCACCATTGGCGTGGAGTTCGCCACCCGCAGTATCCAGGTGGACGGCAAGACGATAAAGGCTCAAATTTGGGACACAGCTGGACAGGAACGCTACAGAGCAATCACCTCAGC GTACTACCGGGGTGCAGTTGGAGCTCTCCTGGTTTACGACATCGCCAAGCACCTGACATACGAAAACGTTGAGCGCTGGCTGAAGGAGCTGAGGGACCACGCTGACAACAACATCGTCATCATGCAGGTCGGAAACAAGAGCGACCTGCGCCACCTCAGGGCGGTGCCCACTGATGAGGCTCGAGCCTTCGCAG AAAAGAACAGCATCTCATTTATTGAGACATCAGCGTTGGACTCCACAAATGTAGAAGAAGCATTCAAGAACATTTTAACAG AAATCTACCGCATCGTTTCACAGAAGCAGATAGCGGACAGATCTGCCCACGATGAGTCTCCGGGCAACAATGTCGTGGACATAAGTGTCCCCCCAACCACTGACGGGCAGAGGGGCAACAAACTCCAGTGCTGCCAGAGCCTGTGA
- the marchf2 gene encoding E3 ubiquitin-protein ligase MARCHF2 isoform X1 — protein sequence MTTGGCCHLPGSLCDCASSTGLWKSVEEAGGDGCQALYVTQVTAMDGRLLSSVLKPMSAQSDGPICRICHEGGSSEGLLSPCNCTGTLGTVHRSCLEKWLSSSNTSYCELCHTEFSIERRPRPLTEVTKWLQDPGPRNEKRTLFCDMVCFLFITPLAAISGWLCLRGAQDHLQLGSWLQAVGLIALTIALFTIYVLWTLVSFRYHCQLYSEWRRTNQKVRLLIPEAKESNSSQHSLLSTKLMKKSANESIV from the exons ATGACGACAGGGGGGTGTTGCCACCTGCCTGGCTCTCTGTGTGACTGTGCGAGCAGCACTGGCCTGTGGAAGAGCGTGGAGGAAGCAGGTGGTGACGGGTGCCAAGCGCTCTACGTCACCCAGGTCACAGCCATGGATGGACGGTTGCTCTCCTCTGTGCTCAAACCCATGAGCGCGCAAAG TGATGGTCCCATCTGCCGTATTTGCCACGAAGGAGGCAGCAGCGAGGGTCTCCTGTCTCCGTGCAACTGCACAGGCACCCTGGGCACGGTGCACAGGAGCTGCTTGGAGAAGTGGCTGTCATCCTCCAACACCAGCTACTGTGAGCTCTGCCACACGGAGTTCAGCATCGAGCGCCGGCCGAGGCCTCTCACAGAGGTAACAAAG TGGCTGCAGGACCCCGGCCCTCGTAATGAGAAGAGGACGCTGTTCTGTGACATGGTGTGCTTTCTGTTTATCACGCCCCTAGCAGCCATTTCGGGCTGGCTGTGCCTGAGGGGCGCTCAGGACCATCTTCAACTGGGGAGCTGGCTGCAGGCCGTGGGCCTCATCGCCCTCACCATCGCCCTCTTCACCATCTATGTTCTGTGGACcctg GTATCTTTCCGCTACCACTGTCAGCTGTACTCTGAGTGGAGAAGAACAAATCAGAAAGTACGTCTGCTCATTCCTGAAGCCAAGGAGTCTAACTCTTCCCAGCATTCCTTGCTCTCTACCAAACTGATGAAGAAGTCTGCCAATGAGAGTATAGTATGA